A genomic segment from Danio aesculapii chromosome 17, fDanAes4.1, whole genome shotgun sequence encodes:
- the haus2 gene encoding HAUS augmin-like complex subunit 2: protein MNSWDPIAYTVTPAAKILARCVTAGTMTQEELDAVPRDSEIFSSSLLEAEQLNRIRQDLDQANLDLELLNLERDCADVAHNHYLSRRFASLQQFTSHLQEVLREQTVLRERLTKPLCQQNLPIQADLHRYVVELMRMVAEFIQNLDVKIEMVRAIPTTDHHLTNLSNARTQLLAQVTEVENLYKQVLKRRGQPQTSIKDMSS from the exons ATGAATTCCTGGGACCCCATTGCTTACACGGTGACACCGGCTGCTAAGATTTTAGCCAGATGTGTAACAGCCGGCACCATGACACAG GAGGAGCTTGATGCTGTGCCACGGGATTCAGAAATCTTCTCCTCATCTTTACTGGAAGCTGAGCAGCTGAACAGAATCAGACAAGATCTTGATCAG GCTAATTTAGATTTAGAGCTGTTGAATCTGGAAAGAGACTGTGCAGACGTTGCTCACAATCATTATCTCA GTCGAAGGTTTGCTTCCTTGCAACAGTTCACTTCTCACCTTCAGGAGGTGCTGCGAGAACAGACAGTCCTGCGAGAGAGACTCACAAAGCCTCTGTGTCAGCAGAACCTGCCCATTCAGGCTGATCTGCACAG GTATGTGGTAGAGCTCATGCGGATGGTGGCGGAGTTCATTCAGAACTTGGATGTGAAAATTGAGATGGTTCGAGCAATTCCGACCACTGACCATCATTTAACTAATCTG AGCAATGCCAGAACTCAACTGTTGGCTCAGGTCACTGAGGTCGAGAACCTGTACAAGCAAGTCCTTAAGCGGCGAGGACAACCACAGACCAGTATTAAGGACATGTCTAGCTGA